TCAGTAGCATTGTTAAAGTGCTCTCCTCCTCGATTCTCATCAGAGCAAAGGAGGTTGGTAGGCCGAGCGCGAGCcatttttaacagaaaaaaagtGTTCTCAGTGAAAAAAAGATGTCTGATTCTGCAGTTGCAACGTCCGCTTCCCCAGTGGCTGCCCCACCAGCGACAGTTGAGAAGAAAGTGGTCCAAAAAAAGGCATCTGGATCTGCTGgcacaaaggcaaagaaaGCCTCTGCGACGCCGTCacatccgccaactcagcaaATGGTGGACGcttccattaaaaatttaaaggaaCGTGGCGGTTCATCACTTCtggcaatcaaaaaatatatcactgCCACTTATAAATGCGACGCCCAAAAGTTAGCGCCATTCATCAAGAAGTACTTAAAATCGGCCGTGGTCAATGGAAAGCTTATCCAAACTAAGGGAAAGGGTGCATCTGGATCTTTCAAACTGTCGGCCTCTgccaagaaggaaaaggaTCCGAAGGCAAAGTCGAAGGTTTTGTCTGCTGAGAAAAAAGTTCAAAGCAAGAAGGTAGCCTCTAAGAAGATTGGTGTCTCCTCCAAAAAAACTGCCGTTGGGGCTGCTGACAAAAAGCCCAAAGCTAAGAAGGCTGTGGCTACCAAAAAGACTgccgaaaataagaaaac
The sequence above is a segment of the Drosophila melanogaster chromosome 2L genome. Coding sequences within it:
- the His1:CG33816 gene encoding histone H1: MSDSAVATSASPVAAPPATVEKKVVQKKASGSAGTKAKKASATPSHPPTQQMVDASIKNLKERGGSSLLAIKKYITATYKCDAQKLAPFIKKYLKSAVVNGKLIQTKGKGASGSFKLSASAKKEKDPKAKSKVLSAEKKVQSKKVASKKIGVSSKKTAVGAADKKPKAKKAVATKKTAENKKTEKAKAKDAKKTGIIKSKPAATKAKVTAAKPKAVVAKASKAKPAVSAKPKKTVKKASVSATAKKPKAKTTAAKK